TAATGGGGAGATAGCAGGAACAAAGATATATGCATTAACATACAAGTTagtttaatttgagaaagaaagatAAGATAAGGTGATCTATCCTCTTTACAGATTGTCTTCACAGTTTGCAGAAGTATGGCCATCTGTGACATGCTCCTTTTTGTTATTCACTTCTGAAGGAACATGAAAACCCACATTTTTAGTATGGAGGCAATGATATTCTTGTTCTGTGCAATTGCATGAATTAACTAGTGATGAGTACAGCTTCAGCTTCAGCTCTTCAAAAGAGCTAGGCATTCTTTTCATCGATCCATTGTAAGAATGTTTTTATGGTGGACAGATATATTTGTTTGTATTTGATTTCTGTTACTAAAAGGCAAGTTAAGTTGATACCAGAGTTTCAGACACAAGAATTGGAGTTCAGAGAAGTTTAACTTCTCAATTTGTtataattagaaattttattttattttatcatccTTTTCATCTCAAAGAAATCATTGAGGATTTGTGCACTAAAATCCTCAGGTATAGATTAAATATAAGAAGTCTAATTTATAGGAACAGTAATTTATGGACAACAATTTGATATATCCATGGCCACTTCAGTGGTCCACAACTCCACATAAAAATTGTCTATTGACATATAGACGTGGTAAAAGCCATGTCCGGTTTGGGTCTAGGTtggttatatatgtatatatatatgtatatatatatatatatgtgtgtgtgtgtgtgtgtgtgtgtgtgtgtgtatcagTAATCCAATCTTAAGATAAAGATAATGAAGTGTTTGTATCTAAGAATAAAGAAGTATCAGCTTATGTTTTTTGTGATCCAGCCAAGAAATATCTGATGGCATCAGCAAATCTGCACAAGCTGTGCAGGCCGCAGAAGCTGGAATCCGGCAGATTGGTGCTTTAGCTAGGTGCCAAACTGTTTGTaagttgatttcattaaaagaaaattCTGATGCAGATGTTCCTTTGAGCTTATTTGTTTCTAACTATAAATTTCTTGATTGTGTTTACATACAGCAATGATAGAAGAAAGAGCAAATTTGCCCAATATTTCTCTGAAACCCATGGTAGCCGGGGCTGCAAGGAAAACTTCTCATGTTGTTGGCAAGGCTAAGAAAacttttatgaatattatttctggGGGGGAGCATAGCCAAAAGAGTGAAGACATGTCTGACAAGGTGGAGATTTGAGCCCACATATTCTTGGAAATATTGCCAGATCTTTGAAGTATTCGCGAGCCATTATCTTCAACTGTTACATGCGGCAGATTGCATCATTCACCAATTCTATATCCTCACTCCAAAAATCTCAACCTTAGTTAACAGGTTCACAATTAACACAAACATCATAGGGTGTCACCCAACATGTATGTAAAACATGAGTTTTCTACTATATTCTGTCGTGATCAGTCTCTAGGTGTACTCACTAGTACTTTTGTCCCAATTTTAAGATTTCCTATTTGAGCATTGCTAATATAAGTAGGGTTTGCAAGCCATTTGTGACTTGGTTTGTCAATTGTATTCACTACAACATTTGTGATGATCTAACCTTCCATTCTCCTTTATATCCCATAAATTGCTTTATGACAGAGTTAGGTCTATAAGCCGTCAAGAGCAGCCCAAGGGCAGGTCGGGCCTCGTCTACAGTGTGGGAACATTGCTTGCATTTCTTTTCAAAGAGCACATTAAACTTTACTTTTATGGAGATATACAGAACTGTTCACATCAGAGCGAACCAAAACATGGATATTAGAGGTCAATTTGCTCTCCAAGTACAAGAAAATTTGTCTGCAAGCCACTTCTCAGTAAGCTTTGCTGCCATCGTTATGATTGTCCATTTGTTTCACTTTTGGTAATATCGCTTGTGATTTAATTACTCTGCTACTGTGGTTgatccttttctttttatttgtgtttGTTTATTGGAGGAGATTTTGATCATATTGGGTTCTGAATCTATTCCTATTCTCTTACTGCCACCAAGATCGCACAATTGCGTCGTCCAGGGTTTGCCTTAATATTAGTCTTAGGCTCTTAGTAGCCTGCAAAGTCTTTTTTTCACACAAGTTTTGTAACATCTGGTAGACTTCTTGGACTATATTATTCTTTAGCAGCTACTATATTTAGTCGAGCAATTGATGAACCGATCTTAATTCTAAGCTATGTTGTACATTCTGCGCAGATTGGTGGACAGGGATTGTTGTTCTCTCGATGTCGATTTACCTGGCAAAGTTCCTGGTTTGGGCTTTTGCTTCAGATCAAGGTTTATTTTGTTTCTAAAAAGTGATCTTTTTGTACCCTccattttcatttggttcatcTCTTCTAGTCACTAGTTTGCCTCCTGGATCATTTATCACTAAACTAGTTTAGCTTTATAAAATCTGTCTTATTTAGTGTTATTAAAATAGTACTAAAATTTGcaaaatgacttggtaaaataaatcagaaaattattataaaaaaatttcaagacatTGTTAAATTTGAAGTAATAAaagttatcatgaatatttgataaaaatatagtaTATTAGAAGAAACCATAATGTAATATTGGTACTTGTATctagattaataataaaaaaataaagcttagctaaatcatatatatatatatatatatatatatatatatatatatatatatatatgccaccaAAATAATTAAACAATTGTCTACTAAAGATAACAAAAATGTTTTTAATATATTGTTTTGAATCGACATTATTATTTGTAGAAGATATTAATAATACCAGAGAGGTATATAGTTTAATTGCACTTCTGTAGAATGAAGTTACACCATTTGCAAATAGAAAAGATACTTGATATTAGACAGTTGCATCCTTCTCATTCTGCGTATGCATCGGTAAGCTCACGAATCTCAAGGCAAAGCTTCCTTACGTTGCAGCTTGGAGCCTCCTCCCTCGTCGCCCTTCTCCCACCCCTTCCCCTTCATCCAGATCTCGAACCCTCGTCTGGCGCCTCCGGAGAACGGAGAGGAGATCCTCGACGGAGATGGGAGGTGGATTCACGTGGGGGATCCTCCTCGCCCACGCCGGCTATGCCACCAGTCATTGTAAAACTCAATTCCTCCACGCATTGTTTCAACTTTTTAGCTTCTTTGGTCAGATCGATCAGTAatattgcttctttttttttttttcctacttaTTTCGATCCGGAATACAGATAGAGCGATGCTAAAGATCGTGGAGGAGTTCGCGAGTCCTCCTATGAATGTAAGATGCAAAATCCTTTCCCTGTTTTGTCTTAgtagtgttgtttgtgtgtgtgttgatTCCTTTTCGATTCTAGCTTTAGTGATCTGCGATGTGGAGTTCGCAAAGCTTTGAATCAGCAAACTATGTTCTTGTTACTGTTAGGTTTATGTGGCccgggataagatatataatataattaattaggttTCGTTGAAATATTTTAGTCAATAGAATAGAGTTCACTTACGGAATGATTCctcgggagataaccttgatgggagaaaaTCTCTTGAGATtttatcgtagaccctctgctctcgcctataaaaggacatGATCTCTAGGGGGCTgagatttacaagcctaaagaggccaccaacccaactaaaatgggacttataagccttcggccgcccctctacctgctgtacaaggcatgaacatgccaaaagacaacggacagacataagtattacatccaacatcttatttagaagtttgtccgttacattctcccccacttatcccttcgacgtcctcgtcgaagcctttgtgaacactgcaactcttcgcctttactgagtcttcaatcttccgctccggctgcaatgcgcctcctggctcccagctgctctacgctgctgtttttgagtagtcgaccctttaatccgccatgctgctacaactcaccaatgactctgactctgttggggggggggttggctgagttgtgttgatccttgttgattcctacggatccgccagatgaaggaaaagaccatccttactgcgccagtctcttaaaaattccacatgctgctt
Above is a genomic segment from Musa acuminata AAA Group cultivar baxijiao chromosome BXJ3-4, Cavendish_Baxijiao_AAA, whole genome shotgun sequence containing:
- the LOC103981776 gene encoding uncharacterized protein LOC103981776 isoform X1 codes for the protein MSIYLAKFLVWAFASDQAWSLLPRRPSPTPSPSSRSRTLVWRLRRTERRSSTEMGGGFTWGILLAHAGYATSHYRAMLKIVEEFASPPMNALVEILLGLALSIHPDSEENSFFSR
- the LOC103981776 gene encoding uncharacterized protein LOC103981776 isoform X2 → MSIYLAKFLVWAFASDQAWSLLPRRPSPTPSPSSRSRTLVWRLRRTERRSSTEMGGGFTWGILLAHAGYATSHYRAMLKIVEEFASPPMN